The Pelorhabdus rhamnosifermentans genome has a segment encoding these proteins:
- a CDS encoding DUF4280 domain-containing protein — translation MAKSYIVEGAGVRCNRGGKLTRLQLPQDHGMYFMNKPILNERDCVAGVNVMPFGTCQILGTCKPLLSFQWEETQRDAKIGPCSGLIMDSFLGCYWGGCITIKDDGQNSTAGTNGNIDWDEIIAASNGANPIGNPADDNSLSAMAYRSFWKNDDGVPQLSNNVPAVLSIAGAAGDAKIAYTKQTSQEELFGKSRETNEWSNRSRKVRLEEMDSRMNDLGASEKLSKIGKWANRATYGTTIVMDVYTNVNKNDKGEYEFCANKDATNKFASELSTDLALAWGTIELCAAAGSIGGPIGTAAGVVVGIGAAWLLDGIDIKGKTPRAYLQGYAKQGLENMEESWNKPSQDGTPNIRTFR, via the coding sequence TTGTCGAAGGGGCAGGAGTGCGCTGTAATAGAGGGGGGAAATTAACTCGACTTCAATTGCCGCAGGACCATGGGATGTACTTTATGAACAAGCCGATATTAAATGAGCGGGATTGTGTTGCCGGAGTTAACGTAATGCCTTTTGGCACTTGCCAAATTCTCGGTACTTGCAAACCGTTGTTATCGTTCCAATGGGAAGAAACACAGCGTGATGCAAAAATTGGTCCTTGCTCTGGCTTGATTATGGATTCCTTTTTAGGATGCTATTGGGGCGGGTGTATTACCATCAAAGATGATGGACAGAATTCCACTGCAGGTACAAATGGTAATATAGACTGGGATGAGATTATTGCTGCCAGTAACGGAGCTAACCCCATTGGCAATCCAGCCGATGACAACTCGCTATCGGCGATGGCCTATAGATCGTTTTGGAAAAATGATGATGGCGTTCCGCAGTTGTCTAATAATGTGCCGGCTGTGTTAAGTATTGCTGGGGCTGCTGGCGATGCGAAGATAGCATATACGAAGCAGACTAGTCAGGAAGAACTATTTGGCAAGAGTAGAGAAACTAATGAGTGGTCCAATCGTTCGAGAAAAGTACGTTTGGAGGAAATGGACAGTCGTATGAACGATTTGGGTGCATCTGAAAAACTCAGCAAAATTGGCAAGTGGGCAAATCGTGCCACTTATGGGACTACTATAGTAATGGATGTTTACACTAATGTGAATAAAAATGATAAAGGTGAATACGAATTTTGTGCCAATAAAGATGCTACAAATAAATTTGCTTCAGAGCTTTCGACTGATTTGGCATTAGCGTGGGGTACAATTGAACTTTGTGCAGCAGCTGGGAGTATTGGAGGGCCGATTGGCACGGCAGCGGGTGTTGTTGTAGGGATTGGTGCTGCTTGGTTACTTGATGGTATAGATATTAAAGGTAAAACACCGAGAGCATATTTACAAGGCTATGCAAAACAGGGGCTTGAGAATATGGAGGAAAGCTGGAATAAACCTAGTCAAGATGGAACTCCCAATATAAGAACTTTTAGATAA
- a CDS encoding UxaA family hydrolase produces the protein MNFLGYKRPDGRIGIRNHVLILPTSVCASDTTRIISQQVKGTVTFNNQNGCSQVASDQQFTMDVMAGFAANPNIYGIVVVSLGCENCQMDLVVEAIKQRTNKPLQTVIIQEAGGTLKAIDLAARYAKEMVLQAGKILREECDISNLIVGTECGGSDPTSGLAANPVVGKLSDILVDLGGTSILSETTEFIGAEHLLAERGKNETVKNRILEIVHRYEKALQLVGEEVREGNPSPGNKAGGITTLEEKSLGCIHKGGHRMISAVYDYAKQIEERGLVIMDTPGNDPSSVAAMVAGGAQIIVFTTGQGTPSGNPIAPVIKLTGNKETYANMIDNIDFDASPLIYGNKTIDQLSHELLEITVDTANGKMTKAESLGYMEIGIARVCNYV, from the coding sequence ATGAATTTTTTAGGATACAAACGACCGGATGGCAGAATTGGTATCCGTAATCATGTTTTAATTTTACCCACTAGTGTCTGTGCTTCCGATACAACAAGAATTATATCGCAACAAGTAAAAGGTACGGTAACTTTTAATAATCAGAACGGTTGTTCTCAAGTTGCTTCTGATCAACAATTTACAATGGATGTCATGGCCGGTTTTGCCGCCAACCCTAATATTTACGGTATCGTGGTCGTGTCTTTGGGGTGTGAAAACTGTCAGATGGATTTAGTGGTTGAAGCCATAAAACAACGTACGAATAAGCCGTTGCAGACAGTGATTATCCAAGAAGCAGGCGGAACGCTAAAAGCAATCGATTTAGCGGCTCGCTATGCCAAAGAAATGGTATTGCAGGCTGGAAAAATATTGAGAGAAGAGTGCGATATTTCAAACTTAATTGTCGGGACTGAATGTGGAGGTTCTGATCCCACATCGGGTCTTGCGGCAAATCCGGTGGTAGGCAAGTTAAGTGATATCCTGGTTGATCTTGGCGGAACTTCTATCTTAAGCGAAACTACTGAATTTATTGGTGCCGAACATTTATTGGCAGAACGTGGAAAAAATGAAACTGTAAAGAACAGAATATTGGAGATTGTACACCGATACGAAAAAGCGTTACAACTGGTAGGCGAAGAGGTAAGGGAAGGAAATCCTTCTCCGGGAAATAAAGCCGGAGGAATTACGACTCTAGAGGAAAAATCATTAGGCTGTATTCATAAGGGCGGCCATCGGATGATCAGCGCTGTTTATGATTATGCAAAACAAATTGAAGAAAGAGGATTGGTCATTATGGATACGCCAGGTAATGATCCTTCTTCTGTAGCGGCCATGGTCGCCGGCGGCGCGCAAATCATTGTCTTTACGACCGGACAGGGCACTCCGAGCGGAAATCCGATTGCTCCGGTTATAAAATTAACGGGCAATAAAGAGACCTACGCCAATATGATCGACAATATCGATTTTGACGCCAGCCCGCTGATTTACGGGAATAAAACAATAGACCAATTAAGTCATGAATTATTAGAAATTACCGTAGACACGGCCAATGGAAAAATGACAAAAGCGGAATCTCTCGGCTATATGGAAATCGGAATTGCGCGAGTTTGCAATTACGTATAA
- a CDS encoding lactate racemase domain-containing protein, translating into MDTDVIEQLCSDVEIPKMVRVKQHFDPSHIPPENIPEVINKELARDSISSQFKSGKSIAITCGSRGVANIAIILKAIVDYAKSKGAKPFIFPAMGSHGGATPKGQLEIVNGYGVTEESMGCPVRATMETKQIGMTDDGRPVFIDKYAAEADGIILCGRIKAHTQFVGPYESGLMKMAVIGMGKQHGAEGVHEQGFTHMAENLQRYGKVILHSAPIVCGVGVMENAYDQTYKIVALTAPEIEQREPQLLVEAKEKMGRIMIPNADILIVDEIGKNISGDGMDPNVSGTLPRETGVPRGKDGSEPRIGNFKAQRCVVLDLTEETHGNANGIGLADVTTQRAVNKIVNEMAYPNALTSTILEMVKVPFYTRNDKVAIQVGIKSCSGIDKLRPRIIRIKNTMEIEEIEVSEALLHEVEKNQNMEVVGKLKSVKFNENGNLF; encoded by the coding sequence ATGGATACAGATGTGATTGAACAATTATGCAGTGACGTAGAGATTCCTAAAATGGTACGCGTGAAGCAACATTTTGATCCTTCTCACATTCCGCCGGAAAACATTCCCGAAGTCATCAATAAAGAATTGGCCAGAGACAGTATTTCTTCTCAGTTTAAATCGGGAAAGTCAATCGCCATTACCTGCGGTAGTAGAGGCGTTGCCAACATTGCTATTATTTTAAAAGCGATTGTTGATTACGCAAAATCAAAGGGAGCCAAGCCGTTTATTTTCCCGGCCATGGGAAGCCACGGCGGCGCGACACCCAAGGGACAGCTTGAAATTGTAAACGGCTATGGCGTTACAGAAGAAAGCATGGGTTGTCCGGTCCGGGCGACCATGGAGACGAAGCAAATCGGTATGACGGATGACGGGCGGCCCGTATTTATTGATAAATACGCCGCTGAAGCCGACGGAATTATTTTATGCGGTCGGATTAAAGCGCATACGCAGTTTGTCGGTCCTTACGAAAGCGGCTTGATGAAAATGGCCGTAATCGGGATGGGCAAGCAGCATGGAGCGGAAGGCGTTCACGAACAGGGCTTTACACATATGGCTGAAAATCTGCAGCGCTACGGTAAGGTAATTTTACATTCGGCGCCGATTGTCTGCGGCGTCGGAGTAATGGAGAATGCTTATGACCAGACCTACAAAATCGTGGCATTGACCGCTCCGGAAATCGAACAGCGTGAACCGCAGCTGCTAGTGGAAGCCAAGGAAAAAATGGGCCGCATCATGATTCCCAACGCGGATATCCTGATTGTCGATGAAATAGGCAAAAATATCAGCGGCGACGGAATGGATCCGAATGTTTCCGGCACGCTGCCGCGGGAAACGGGCGTTCCCCGTGGGAAAGACGGTTCGGAGCCCCGGATCGGCAATTTCAAGGCTCAAAGATGCGTTGTGCTGGACTTGACGGAAGAAACCCATGGCAATGCAAATGGAATCGGCTTGGCGGACGTTACGACGCAGCGGGCCGTTAATAAAATAGTGAATGAAATGGCTTATCCGAACGCCCTAACATCCACGATCCTGGAAATGGTGAAAGTGCCGTTTTATACGCGGAATGATAAAGTGGCGATACAGGTGGGCATTAAGAGCTGTAGCGGGATCGACAAGCTGCGCCCCCGCATTATTAGAATAAAAAATACGATGGAAATTGAGGAAATCGAGGTTTCCGAGGCGCTTCTTCACGAAGTGGAAAAAAATCAAAACATGGAAGTTGTTGGAAAACTGAAATCTGTGAAATTTAATGAAAACGGCAATCTTTTTTAA
- a CDS encoding IclR family transcriptional regulator has translation MMNVTEHKPTTRVLDILQLLSHSIDGFSLTEIANLIKVPKSTITPIIKTLYSRHFITINEATGKYVVGLNSFIIGSAYLRDMDILSLIQPEMKKIVMKTSETCQLGILIDSEVLYLEKEDSPFPIRLISFVGKRLPAYCTAIGKALLSDYSKEKIALLYPKGLAPITPKTVTNIDILCSQLAAIRKTKIAIEREEASENLNCFATPLKYNSKIIAAISVSIPTFRLNKEKEQVIIDQLLLSKKNLEDIFINLKIDEIKLSDI, from the coding sequence ATGATGAATGTAACCGAACATAAACCAACAACCAGAGTGCTGGATATTCTACAGTTACTTTCACATTCAATAGACGGTTTTTCGCTAACCGAAATAGCCAATTTAATAAAAGTTCCTAAAAGCACGATTACTCCGATTATAAAAACATTATATAGTCGACACTTTATTACAATTAATGAAGCCACCGGAAAATATGTAGTAGGTCTTAATTCTTTTATCATCGGCTCCGCCTACCTAAGAGATATGGATATTCTTTCTTTAATACAACCGGAAATGAAAAAAATAGTAATGAAAACTTCAGAAACTTGCCAACTGGGAATATTAATAGATAGCGAAGTACTCTATTTGGAAAAAGAAGATTCCCCTTTTCCAATACGTCTAATTTCTTTTGTCGGAAAACGACTGCCAGCCTACTGTACCGCCATTGGAAAAGCTCTATTAAGCGATTATTCAAAAGAAAAAATTGCTCTTCTCTATCCCAAAGGATTGGCTCCTATAACACCAAAAACTGTAACTAATATAGATATACTGTGTAGCCAATTAGCAGCTATACGTAAAACAAAAATTGCAATAGAACGCGAAGAAGCCTCCGAAAACTTGAACTGTTTTGCAACACCGTTAAAATATAACAGTAAAATTATTGCAGCAATTAGCGTCAGCATTCCTACCTTTCGGCTTAACAAAGAAAAAGAACAAGTAATCATTGATCAATTGTTACTTTCCAAGAAAAATCTTGAAGACATATTTATTAACCTAAAAATTGATGAAATAAAACTTTCCGATATTTGA
- a CDS encoding contractile injection system protein, VgrG/Pvc8 family yields the protein MAAISYDKIKVISPWEIQSIYDLKITNKLNQHGELQLTALISEESGKRAGLQETVTDQIKVIIIDGNNTKAIFTGRLKDVDISVKAGLYNLQASALSESSIMDEEKKSRSFQNTNLNYSDIVQIVTQDYSGKSFELTADKAAINGPIIQYQETDWQFIKRMASLMETVIAADGTVEDRIFSFGYPKGKAITLSKDIAYTTGKNIKAFYEDVSCNSKLNSNEYAYYVVESHDELNIGDQVTFLDNEMYVGAVIIELIQGLVVYRATLVRKMTLRQNPIYNSNIQGVSLEGTVLDLQDQSIKLHLNIDKEQNPDEAYWYSFVPPTTDMMYLMPQLNTNASLYIPGLREQDAIITGCVRTNGASCEDTSDPNDRFLGTEYGQELKITPDGIYITAGRDDLILTLDDEKGVNISSHKGIVMEAKEEIILKSKKKVVLRAPSQVLMNTPASFVSMENEMYFRAPNVHVNDG from the coding sequence ATGGCGGCAATTAGCTATGACAAAATAAAAGTAATCAGTCCATGGGAAATTCAGTCTATTTATGATCTTAAGATAACGAACAAGTTAAATCAGCATGGAGAACTACAGCTTACTGCATTAATTAGCGAAGAATCAGGCAAACGTGCAGGTCTTCAGGAAACAGTAACAGATCAAATCAAAGTGATTATTATCGATGGAAATAATACCAAGGCGATTTTTACAGGACGGCTAAAGGATGTCGATATCAGCGTTAAGGCTGGTTTGTATAACTTGCAGGCGTCAGCGCTTTCCGAGAGTTCTATCATGGACGAGGAGAAAAAAAGCCGCTCCTTTCAAAATACCAATCTAAATTATTCTGATATCGTGCAAATAGTGACGCAGGACTATTCGGGTAAAAGCTTCGAACTTACAGCCGATAAAGCGGCGATTAATGGTCCGATTATTCAATATCAGGAGACGGACTGGCAGTTTATTAAACGGATGGCATCTTTAATGGAGACAGTGATTGCAGCCGACGGTACGGTGGAAGATCGAATCTTTTCTTTCGGCTATCCCAAAGGAAAAGCCATAACATTATCCAAAGATATAGCGTACACGACAGGCAAAAATATTAAAGCATTTTATGAGGATGTTAGCTGCAATTCTAAGCTTAATTCCAATGAATATGCTTATTATGTAGTGGAAAGCCATGATGAACTAAATATTGGTGATCAAGTTACCTTTTTGGACAATGAAATGTATGTGGGGGCTGTAATCATTGAACTAATACAGGGATTAGTAGTTTATCGTGCCACATTGGTGCGTAAAATGACACTCAGACAAAATCCCATTTACAATAGCAATATACAAGGCGTAAGCCTAGAAGGAACTGTGCTTGATTTACAAGATCAGTCCATTAAGCTGCACCTGAATATTGACAAAGAACAAAATCCAGATGAAGCCTACTGGTATTCCTTTGTACCGCCCACTACCGATATGATGTATCTTATGCCGCAATTGAACACCAACGCTAGTCTCTACATACCGGGACTAAGAGAGCAGGATGCTATTATTACTGGCTGTGTACGAACAAACGGGGCAAGTTGTGAAGATACAAGTGATCCCAATGATCGATTTTTGGGGACGGAATATGGTCAGGAACTAAAAATTACTCCTGACGGCATATATATCACGGCTGGCCGTGACGATCTGATACTTACCCTGGATGATGAAAAAGGCGTAAATATATCCAGCCATAAGGGAATTGTAATGGAAGCAAAAGAAGAAATCATACTTAAGTCCAAGAAAAAAGTAGTTCTTCGTGCTCCCAGTCAAGTGCTTATGAATACACCGGCTAGTTTCGTGTCTATGGAGAATGAGATGTACTTTCGTGCTCCTAATGTACATGTAAATGATGGCTGA
- a CDS encoding MFS transporter, translated as MQETLANIPSARWLRIIPPTILVYIFGFMDRTNIGFAMAGGMTESLQMTASLSGLAAGIFFIGYMVLQVPGGHIAEHGSAKKFIACSILAWSAMCVALGFAQTSTQLLILRFMIGVAEGGVWPAILVIISHWFPNEERGRANSYFIMNVAIASIITGPISGWLVSTYGWRSVFIAEGAVSFLLIFVWWPFISDRPSDAKWISKEERDYLETTLKSEQTSLSAADDTPTSLAAIFGSLNMWKLILIYFCYQTGIYGFAMWLPTILKDLMKTGMTGVGFLSTVPYFACMVGLYIFGHLSDSSGNRRRYVALPLLGFAICFLASAFLKEYVWVSFAFLVGCGLFLQCASGVFWTIPTLLFPAKVAGDSLGIINALGNLGGFVGPFVVGWLITTYSTVYAGIYFLAFMLFVGFVLTLSLPKKTAGQ; from the coding sequence ATGCAAGAAACACTGGCAAATATCCCAAGTGCGCGTTGGTTACGGATTATTCCACCTACTATTTTAGTCTATATTTTCGGCTTTATGGATAGAACGAATATTGGTTTTGCCATGGCCGGAGGAATGACGGAGTCGCTGCAGATGACGGCTTCGCTGTCCGGTTTGGCCGCCGGTATCTTCTTCATCGGGTACATGGTTTTACAGGTTCCCGGCGGACATATTGCCGAACACGGAAGCGCCAAAAAGTTTATTGCCTGCTCGATTTTGGCCTGGAGCGCCATGTGCGTGGCTTTGGGATTTGCTCAAACTTCGACGCAGTTACTGATTTTGCGGTTTATGATAGGCGTTGCCGAAGGCGGCGTTTGGCCGGCGATTTTGGTTATCATTAGTCACTGGTTCCCTAATGAAGAGCGGGGCCGGGCAAATTCATATTTTATTATGAATGTCGCCATTGCATCGATTATCACGGGACCCATTTCGGGATGGCTGGTCAGTACGTACGGCTGGCGTTCGGTATTTATTGCGGAAGGCGCCGTTTCCTTTCTCCTGATTTTTGTTTGGTGGCCGTTCATTAGTGATAGACCGTCGGACGCCAAATGGATTTCCAAGGAAGAAAGAGACTATTTGGAAACCACTTTAAAATCCGAGCAGACATCATTGAGTGCGGCGGACGACACGCCCACATCGCTTGCGGCGATTTTTGGCAGCCTGAATATGTGGAAATTAATCTTAATTTATTTTTGCTATCAAACAGGTATTTATGGATTTGCCATGTGGCTGCCGACCATATTGAAAGACTTGATGAAAACAGGAATGACCGGTGTCGGGTTTTTATCTACAGTACCGTATTTTGCTTGCATGGTAGGCCTGTATATCTTTGGCCATTTATCAGATAGCAGTGGGAATCGGCGGCGCTATGTAGCGTTACCGCTATTGGGTTTTGCAATTTGTTTCCTTGCGTCGGCATTTTTGAAAGAGTATGTGTGGGTTTCCTTTGCTTTTCTGGTTGGCTGCGGGCTGTTTTTGCAGTGTGCTTCGGGTGTGTTCTGGACCATTCCGACGCTGTTGTTTCCGGCTAAGGTCGCTGGTGATAGTTTGGGAATAATCAACGCGTTAGGAAATTTAGGCGGATTTGTCGGCCCCTTTGTTGTAGGCTGGCTGATCACCACTTACTCAACGGTGTACGCAGGCATCTATTTCCTGGCTTTCATGTTGTTTGTTGGTTTTGTACTTACCTTAAGCTTGCCTAAAAAGACAGCAGGTCAGTGA
- a CDS encoding UxaA family hydrolase produces MKNGIIVDPLDNVGVAIENIKKGEDIVYLDEAQKTIRLKAADNIPIYHKFATCDINMNAPIVKYAQHIGLAAIAISQGQHVHVHNVKSVRENLG; encoded by the coding sequence ATGAAAAACGGAATTATTGTTGATCCATTAGACAATGTCGGTGTTGCCATTGAAAATATCAAGAAAGGAGAAGATATCGTTTATCTGGACGAAGCCCAAAAAACAATTCGCTTGAAGGCGGCAGATAATATCCCTATTTATCATAAATTTGCGACTTGTGACATTAATATGAATGCGCCAATTGTGAAGTACGCGCAACATATTGGACTGGCAGCCATTGCAATTTCTCAAGGGCAACATGTTCACGTTCATAACGTTAAAAGCGTAAGGGAAAATTTAGGATAA
- a CDS encoding dihydrodipicolinate synthase family protein codes for MKKAQFLTPVVTAFDENANLDVKGNQAIYEHLIQGGIDGIVVMGSTGEFFAMSMEQKKQLIDIAVSYINHRVKCFVGTGCMTVQETVELSNYAAKAGADAVMIISPYYFSMNPGDIEKWYGDIASQVNSDIYIYNFPDRTGHDISPEVTLRLLRQHKNIVGYKDTVEALGHTRALIELTKADFPDFVMLSGYDENLAHVLLSGGNGCIGGLSNLAPETFSAWVKAINEQDLCKIEEYQRKVNALMELYTINTPFIPVMKKAMILRGVPIQEKCIEFSPITAEQTAKVTAIMKKANLL; via the coding sequence ATGAAAAAGGCACAATTTTTGACCCCGGTTGTTACAGCGTTTGATGAAAACGCAAATTTGGATGTAAAAGGTAATCAGGCGATTTACGAGCACTTGATTCAGGGCGGTATTGACGGAATTGTCGTGATGGGAAGTACCGGCGAGTTTTTTGCCATGTCCATGGAGCAAAAAAAGCAATTAATCGATATTGCGGTTTCGTACATTAACCATCGCGTCAAATGTTTCGTCGGCACCGGCTGCATGACGGTTCAAGAAACGGTCGAACTGTCGAATTATGCCGCCAAGGCGGGCGCCGACGCCGTAATGATCATCAGCCCCTATTATTTTTCGATGAATCCCGGCGACATTGAAAAGTGGTATGGCGATATTGCTTCGCAAGTCAACAGCGATATTTACATTTATAACTTCCCGGATCGGACTGGTCATGACATTTCGCCGGAAGTTACGCTTCGGCTTTTACGGCAACACAAGAATATTGTCGGCTATAAAGACACGGTTGAGGCTCTCGGACATACCCGGGCTCTCATTGAGCTGACTAAGGCGGATTTCCCCGATTTCGTGATGCTTTCCGGCTATGATGAAAATTTGGCCCATGTTCTCTTAAGCGGCGGGAACGGCTGTATCGGCGGGCTGTCCAATTTGGCTCCGGAAACTTTTTCCGCTTGGGTAAAAGCTATTAACGAGCAAGATCTTTGCAAAATTGAGGAATATCAGCGAAAAGTCAATGCTCTAATGGAACTTTATACAATTAATACCCCATTTATCCCGGTCATGAAAAAGGCCATGATTTTACGCGGCGTGCCGATCCAGGAAAAATGTATCGAATTTTCTCCGATTACTGCGGAGCAAACTGCGAAAGTCACGGCAATCATGAAAAAAGCCAACCTGCTGTAA